Proteins from a genomic interval of Garra rufa chromosome 4, GarRuf1.0, whole genome shotgun sequence:
- the orc5 gene encoding origin recognition complex subunit 5, which produces MSVTLQCPGYPEDTLRSLADRLPCRETQLTSLLSLMGQPDQYSYPSVFIYGHRATGKSHVVLSIMKDLELPHASVDCVECVSSGLLYRQVLTAFFGPDAAALLPRCPSLSDFVRLYKQMSSNSPATQTRYIILDRAERLRDMDFSLLPALLRLQELVHDNVTVILLSQIVWEKFRPNTGCFEPLLFNFPDYSKAELVQILSQDHHPSYTPELYASYINILLGVFFSVCRDLRELRHLAVLNFSKFCEPLEKGEAKESDIHKLWKNIEPHLQRAMQTVYLREVSSLQWEQQQMDEKEATTLRGLSAHAHIELPYYSKFLLIAAYLASFNPARTDRRFFLKSHGKIKKTNFLKKHEKTSNHLLGPKPFPLDRLLAIFYSVVDSRVAPTASIFSQISSLVTLQLLSQVGHDDQLDSPKYKCAVSLDFILAISRTVGFDAVRYLYDFL; this is translated from the exons ATGTCTGTAACACTGCAGTGTCCTGGTTATCCTGAGGACACACTGCGCtctttggctgacagactgccaTGCAGAGAGACACAGCTGACCTCACTGCTGTCACTCATGGGACAG CCAGATCAATACAGTTATCCTTCAGTCTTCATCTATGGCCACAGAGCAACAGGAAAGAGTCATGTGGTGCTCTCCATCATGAAAGATCTGGAG cTCCCCCATGCATCAGTGGACTGTGTTGAGTGTGTATCCAGTGGGCTTCTCTATCGCCAGGTGTTGACTGCCTTTTTTGGGCCCGATGCTGCAGCATTGCTTCCCCGTTGCCCTTCCTTATCAGATTTTGTGCGACTGTACAAACAGATGAGCTCCAACTCACCTGCCACTCAGACACGCTATATA ATTCTGGACAGAGCTGAACGCTTGAGAGATATGGATTTCAGCCTACTTCCTGCTCTTTTGCGCCTACAGGAACTG GTACATGATAATGTGACCGTCATCCTGCTCAGTCAAATTGTGTGGGAAAAGTTTCGGCCCAACACTGGCTGCTTCGAACCTCTGCTCTTTAATTTTCCAGACTACAGTAAAG CGGAGCTTGTGCAGATTTTGTCTCAGGATCATCACCCATCCTACACACCTGAGCTCTACGCTTCCTACATAAACATCCTGCTGGGGGTCTTCTTCTCAGTATGCAGAGATCTAAGAGAGCTCAGGCACCTG GCTGTCCTGAATTTCTCAAAGTTCTGTGAACCCCTGGAGAAAGGAGAAG CCAAAGAGAGTGATATCCACAAGTTATGGAAAAACATTGAGCCCCATCTGCAGCGAGCCATGCAGACGGTTTACCTCCGAGAGGTGTCCAG CTTGCAATGGGAGCAGCAGCAGATGGATGAGAAGGAGGCCACAACCCTCAGAG GTTTATCAGCACATGCTCACATAGAGCTGCCATATTACTCCAAGTTTCTGCTGATTGCTGCATACCTGGCATCCTTTAACCCGGCACGCACAGACCGACGCTTCTTTCTCAAG AGTCACGGGAAAATTAAAAAAACGAATTTCTTGAAGAAACATGAGAAG ACTAGTAACCATCTGTTGGGACCGAAGCCTTTTCCTCTTGACAGACTGTTGGCCATATTCTACAGTGTGGTTGATAGCAGAGTTGCACCTACAGCCAGTATCTTCTCACAG ATTTCGTCTCTAGTCACTCTGCAGCTTCTCTCTCAGGTGGGCCATGATGACCAGCTGGACTCACCCAAATACAAATGCGCAGTTTCACTGGACTTCATTCTTGCGATCTCCag AACTGTAGGCTTCGATGCGGTGCGGTATCTGTATGACTTCCTGTGA